A genomic region of Mesobacillus jeotgali contains the following coding sequences:
- a CDS encoding ATP-dependent DNA helicase, giving the protein MKKNLPFTITKNDTFFDLLGDYIGDVFYDILPEKGYELRDEQIYMAFQVEQAFKNKGIVFAEAGVGTGKTFVYLIYAILYARYMGKPAIVSCSDETLIEQLVKEGGDIEKLEKALGLKVDVRLAKAREQYVCVKKLDDLSNTSDVKEILDVHDQLPDFIFDEGISMNSFTRYGDRKEYPWVTNENWASMAWDPLQQCSTCSWRHRCGQTLNRDYYRHAGDLIICSHDFYMEHVWTKDSRKREGQMPLLPEASTVIFDEGHLLEFAAQKGLTYRFNSQTLTTVLTGYMHQDVREESLYLIEDILELHDSWFDLLVENSSAIEGSNRKEVPMLSNIRKTAETLEKKVSDLMDQLVFDAEMFLIDEYHLKIMEEYLEFFAYGLSVFLKNDEGIFWLEENEVQTSLVIMPRLVEDILKKEVFSQNIPFVFSSATLSQAGDFNYIAKSLGIEKYSSFTVESPFDYEEQMELVAHIEDDEMKKWIKIGDDLISSNGSSLVLFSSMQEMERFRMWSEKQEWSFSILFEGDREISETVKEFQNDIEAVLCSFSLWEGLDVPGESLVQVIIASLPFPPHDPVFQAKRKHADNPTADVDIPYMLLRLRQGMGRLIRTNQDSGTVHVWLTQNQKAAYYEELKGVLPVQDIQWK; this is encoded by the coding sequence TGATACGTTCTTCGATTTGTTAGGGGATTACATTGGTGATGTCTTTTACGATATATTGCCTGAAAAGGGCTATGAACTCCGTGATGAGCAGATTTATATGGCCTTCCAAGTGGAGCAGGCCTTCAAGAATAAAGGAATTGTTTTCGCCGAAGCTGGCGTAGGCACCGGTAAAACATTCGTCTATCTCATTTATGCCATTCTATACGCAAGATACATGGGTAAGCCGGCGATTGTCTCCTGCTCGGACGAAACACTGATTGAGCAGCTCGTTAAAGAGGGCGGTGATATCGAAAAACTCGAAAAAGCGCTCGGGTTGAAGGTCGATGTCCGATTGGCAAAAGCAAGAGAGCAATATGTGTGCGTGAAAAAGCTTGATGACCTTTCAAACACCTCGGATGTAAAAGAAATCCTTGACGTCCATGATCAGTTGCCAGATTTCATCTTTGATGAAGGGATTTCAATGAATTCATTCACTCGCTATGGTGACCGAAAGGAATATCCATGGGTGACAAATGAAAATTGGGCTTCAATGGCCTGGGATCCACTTCAGCAATGCTCAACATGCAGTTGGCGCCACCGTTGCGGCCAAACATTGAACCGTGATTACTATCGCCATGCCGGCGATTTGATTATTTGCTCACATGATTTTTACATGGAGCATGTCTGGACGAAAGATTCCCGTAAAAGGGAAGGGCAGATGCCATTGCTTCCAGAAGCAAGTACCGTGATTTTTGATGAGGGCCACTTGCTTGAATTTGCAGCTCAAAAAGGACTAACATACCGATTCAACTCACAAACTTTGACCACTGTCCTGACAGGATATATGCACCAGGACGTTCGAGAGGAATCACTGTATTTAATTGAGGATATATTAGAGCTTCATGATTCATGGTTTGACCTTTTGGTTGAAAACTCATCTGCGATAGAAGGTTCTAATCGAAAAGAAGTACCGATGCTATCAAATATCAGGAAAACTGCAGAAACACTAGAGAAAAAGGTTAGCGATTTAATGGACCAGCTGGTGTTTGACGCGGAAATGTTCCTGATTGACGAATACCATTTAAAAATCATGGAAGAGTATCTCGAGTTTTTCGCATACGGTCTTTCCGTTTTCTTGAAGAATGACGAAGGGATTTTCTGGCTGGAAGAGAATGAAGTGCAAACATCTCTAGTCATCATGCCTCGACTAGTTGAGGATATATTGAAAAAAGAAGTATTTTCACAAAATATCCCGTTTGTATTTTCTTCAGCCACCTTGTCTCAAGCCGGGGATTTCAACTATATTGCGAAAAGCCTGGGGATCGAAAAATACTCCTCCTTTACTGTAGAGTCACCATTTGATTATGAAGAACAAATGGAATTGGTGGCACACATCGAGGATGATGAAATGAAGAAATGGATCAAAATAGGGGACGACCTTATAAGCAGCAATGGCAGCTCGCTTGTTTTGTTCTCTTCCATGCAGGAAATGGAACGATTCCGGATGTGGTCTGAAAAACAAGAATGGAGTTTTTCTATCTTGTTTGAAGGAGACCGTGAAATCAGTGAAACCGTAAAGGAATTCCAGAATGACATCGAGGCGGTTTTATGTTCCTTCAGTTTATGGGAAGGACTGGACGTACCTGGAGAGTCACTGGTTCAAGTCATCATTGCTTCATTGCCATTCCCGCCTCATGATCCAGTCTTCCAGGCGAAAAGAAAGCATGCGGATAATCCAACTGCTGATGTAGATATACCATATATGCTCCTGCGCCTAAGACAGGGAATGGGCCGATTGATCAGAACCAATCAAGATAGCGGAACCGTACATGTGTGGCTTACTCAAAATCAAAAAGCTGCGTACTATGAAGAGTTAAAAGGTGTACTGCCTGTTCAAGATATTCAATGGAAATAG
- the yneA gene encoding cell division suppressor protein YneA, which yields MKKLWENYSYALILIAVSLIFSLVAKAQLNNEDAYITVTIEEGQSLWEIAEVFAGEHNFTENEFVSWVEKENGIIGEIVFPGDELVIPVVADQMEPTQIAGAER from the coding sequence ATGAAAAAACTATGGGAAAACTATTCATATGCCTTGATCCTGATTGCAGTCAGCTTAATCTTTTCATTGGTAGCAAAAGCGCAATTAAATAACGAAGATGCATACATAACTGTTACTATAGAAGAAGGACAATCACTGTGGGAAATTGCAGAGGTGTTTGCTGGCGAACATAATTTTACCGAAAATGAATTCGTCAGCTGGGTAGAAAAAGAAAACGGAATTATTGGGGAAATTGTCTTTCCGGGAGATGAACTGGTAATCCCTGTTGTGGCTGATCAGATGGAGCCTACCCAGATTGCCGGAGCAGAAAGATAG
- the lexA gene encoding transcriptional repressor LexA codes for MTKLSKRQQDIFEFIKGEVKKKGYPPSVREIGEAVGLASSSTVHGHLARLESKGLIRRDPTKPRAIEILEIEEDSRIPKYNVVNVPVVGKVTAGMPITAIENVEEYFPLPDRLVPHDEQVFMLEIMGDSMIEAGILDGDYVIVKQQKTANNGDIVVAMTEDDEATVKRFFKEKDYFRLQPENPTMDPIILRNVSILGKVIGVYRHMH; via the coding sequence ATGACAAAGTTATCGAAGCGGCAACAAGATATATTTGAATTCATAAAAGGCGAAGTCAAGAAAAAAGGGTATCCGCCATCCGTACGCGAAATCGGTGAAGCTGTTGGGCTTGCATCAAGCTCCACTGTCCATGGACACCTTGCAAGACTTGAGAGCAAAGGCTTGATCCGACGTGATCCTACCAAGCCGCGTGCAATTGAAATTCTGGAAATAGAAGAAGATAGCCGCATTCCTAAATATAATGTGGTGAACGTACCTGTTGTCGGTAAAGTAACAGCTGGTATGCCGATCACGGCCATAGAAAATGTAGAAGAGTACTTCCCTCTTCCTGACCGCCTTGTTCCACATGATGAGCAGGTTTTCATGCTGGAAATCATGGGTGACAGTATGATTGAAGCAGGCATCCTCGACGGTGACTATGTTATTGTTAAACAGCAAAAGACGGCAAATAACGGGGACATTGTTGTAGCGATGACAGAGGATGATGAGGCAACAGTTAAGCGTTTCTTCAAGGAAAAGGATTATTTCAGGCTCCAGCCTGAAAACCCTACGATGGACCCTATCATCCTTCGTAACGTATCCATACTTGGAAAAGTTATCGGTGTATATCGTCATATGCATTAA